A genomic window from Streptomyces sp. WMMC940 includes:
- a CDS encoding nucleotide-binding protein, producing MNQGHTFGDNSQNVFGGQNSNFGYNVHNTPQQQQPSVEQEAERAARARADYGRSRSVFVVHGRDEEVRTAMFGLLRRLDLRPLEWERLVRATGGTAPFLGEVIEKALSQAQAALVLLTPDDVAMLHPHLQGFNEPPYEDRLTGQPRQNVLIELGMALMAYPERTIIVQVGQVRPAADLAGRNVVHFDGSEAAVSKIVERLKGAECDLDDTRPDWRDISYFRNLAAYRRLA from the coding sequence ATGAACCAGGGCCACACCTTCGGTGACAACAGCCAGAACGTATTCGGTGGCCAGAACAGCAACTTCGGCTACAACGTCCACAACACTCCGCAGCAGCAACAGCCGTCCGTCGAGCAGGAGGCTGAGCGCGCGGCCCGGGCGCGCGCGGACTACGGCCGCAGCCGCAGCGTCTTCGTCGTGCACGGCCGTGACGAGGAGGTCCGCACGGCGATGTTCGGGCTGCTGCGCCGGCTCGACCTGCGCCCGCTGGAGTGGGAGCGGCTGGTTCGGGCCACCGGGGGGACCGCTCCGTTCCTCGGCGAGGTCATCGAGAAGGCACTGTCGCAGGCGCAGGCGGCGCTCGTGCTGCTCACCCCGGACGACGTCGCCATGCTCCATCCTCACCTGCAGGGCTTCAACGAGCCCCCCTACGAGGACCGGTTGACCGGCCAGCCCCGCCAGAACGTGCTGATCGAACTCGGCATGGCGCTGATGGCCTATCCGGAGCGGACGATCATCGTGCAGGTCGGCCAGGTGCGGCCCGCCGCGGACCTCGCGGGCCGCAACGTGGTCCACTTCGACGGCTCCGAGGCCGCCGTCTCGAAGATCGTCGAACGGCTCAAGGGCGCCGAGTGCGATCTCGACGACACCCGGCCGGACTGGCGCGACATCTCGTACTTCAGGAATCTCGCGGCATACCGCCGACTGGCCTGA
- a CDS encoding macro domain-containing protein: MKILGPVQLEVDGVPVRLTPLTVRLLVRLVAAEGEAVPVRQLRRDVWGLADEPRHLDQRNRNEVQKRVLELRRALAPGLDGVGTNMLRTEQQVTVQGPETAYRLVLRPEELDSARFTAIVSNALLAPPATAAHRLAEALSLVRGRPLAEVSGEGFAVPFVRRLTALQESARRELVRVQTDLGRPELALPVAETIAHDHPDDAEAARVLDTLRAQLRARHGAELLRHRVPLPGQRADVVLLRGDLFDQEDCNLVIGFSDTFDTETAEDLVISRESVQSQLVDRLFGGRRRLLDDKLRAGLRKTKAVGTESARSKPLGRRVRYPVGTTVVVPVDGRRVFAIAYSRLGNDLVARSSDRDLRLSLESLWASVAVHGLFKPVAIPLIGSGLARVTELDRGQLVALIADSFIDACRRHPALTPELRLVVRPQELARTDLAPVEQRFQDLVLGPRAAD, encoded by the coding sequence GTGAAGATCCTGGGCCCGGTTCAGCTCGAAGTCGACGGGGTTCCGGTCCGGCTGACGCCGCTGACCGTAAGGCTGCTGGTCCGTCTGGTGGCGGCCGAGGGCGAGGCTGTGCCGGTGCGGCAGCTGCGTCGCGACGTGTGGGGGCTCGCGGACGAGCCCCGCCATCTGGACCAGCGCAACCGCAACGAGGTCCAGAAACGGGTCCTGGAGCTGCGGCGGGCCTTGGCACCCGGCCTGGACGGGGTCGGAACGAACATGCTGCGCACCGAGCAGCAGGTCACCGTGCAGGGCCCGGAGACCGCCTACCGTCTGGTGCTGCGGCCCGAGGAACTGGACAGCGCGCGGTTCACCGCGATAGTCAGCAACGCCCTGCTCGCGCCGCCCGCAACCGCCGCACACCGGCTTGCCGAGGCGCTGTCCCTCGTGCGCGGCCGACCGCTGGCCGAGGTGAGCGGCGAGGGGTTCGCGGTGCCCTTCGTACGCCGCCTGACCGCCCTGCAGGAGTCGGCCCGGCGTGAACTGGTGCGTGTGCAGACGGACCTGGGGCGCCCGGAACTCGCGCTGCCGGTCGCCGAAACGATCGCCCACGACCACCCCGACGACGCCGAGGCCGCACGGGTCCTCGACACACTCCGCGCGCAGCTCCGCGCCCGGCACGGGGCGGAGCTGCTCCGGCACCGGGTGCCGTTGCCGGGGCAGCGGGCCGATGTGGTGCTGTTGCGCGGCGACTTGTTCGACCAAGAGGACTGCAACCTGGTGATCGGGTTCTCCGACACCTTCGACACCGAGACCGCCGAGGATCTCGTGATCAGCCGTGAGAGCGTGCAGAGCCAGCTCGTCGACCGGCTGTTCGGCGGGCGGCGCCGCCTGCTGGACGACAAGCTGCGGGCGGGGCTGCGCAAGACGAAGGCGGTGGGCACCGAGAGCGCACGGTCCAAGCCGCTGGGCCGACGGGTACGCTACCCGGTGGGCACCACCGTGGTGGTGCCGGTCGACGGCCGCCGGGTGTTCGCCATCGCCTATTCGCGGCTCGGCAACGATCTGGTAGCCAGGTCCAGCGACCGTGATCTGCGGCTGAGCCTGGAGAGTCTGTGGGCCTCGGTGGCGGTTCACGGCCTGTTCAAGCCGGTCGCCATCCCGCTGATCGGTTCCGGGCTGGCCCGTGTCACGGAGCTGGACCGGGGCCAGTTGGTCGCCCTGATCGCGGATTCGTTCATCGACGCCTGCCGCCGCCACCCCGCCCTGACCCCCGAGCTCCGGCTCGTCGTCCGGCCCCAGGAACTGGCCCGGACCGACCTGGCTCCGGTGGAGCAGCGCTTCCAGGACCTCGTACTCGGCCCCCGCGCGGCGGACTGA
- a CDS encoding serine/threonine-protein kinase yields MFGGAMMTRVLAGRYELVRFVGRGGMGEVWEGRDRVIGRQVAIKLLPHDRRDTPGAALFQREARTAGALNHPGVVTVHDFGQDTEDGSLFLVMEFLVGRDLATVLKEDGPPPVAAAVDWVAQAAAALARAHEMDVVHRDLKPANLMLTPDGRVKILDFGIARFIESLPSSRVMGTFPYMPPERFDGHPGDVRSDLYSLGCVLHELLTGQVPFHATSPASMMSAHLAKAPVPPGRVRSGVPASVDDLVMELLAKEPEDRPVSASEVCDRLRGLPPTAASGMRTANPSGRDDTENVAPARPAPPTTEPGRATNPRRFLCQLSKAAVPMVQRSQRRSRQKGTVASGFQLSSTSPRASANSWCM; encoded by the coding sequence GTGTTCGGGGGTGCGATGATGACGCGGGTTCTGGCCGGGCGATACGAGCTCGTGCGGTTTGTCGGCCGCGGCGGCATGGGCGAGGTGTGGGAGGGCCGGGACCGGGTGATCGGGCGGCAGGTGGCGATCAAACTGCTCCCGCACGACCGACGCGACACCCCCGGCGCCGCGTTGTTCCAGCGCGAAGCCCGCACAGCCGGGGCGCTGAATCATCCCGGCGTGGTGACCGTGCACGACTTCGGCCAGGACACGGAGGACGGCTCGCTGTTCCTGGTCATGGAGTTTCTCGTGGGGCGTGACCTGGCCACGGTGCTGAAAGAGGACGGGCCGCCACCGGTGGCGGCCGCTGTCGACTGGGTAGCGCAGGCGGCGGCTGCACTGGCTCGGGCGCACGAGATGGACGTGGTCCACCGGGATCTCAAGCCGGCGAACCTGATGCTCACCCCAGACGGACGGGTCAAGATTCTCGATTTCGGCATCGCCCGGTTCATTGAGTCACTGCCGTCGAGCAGGGTGATGGGGACGTTCCCGTACATGCCGCCGGAGCGGTTCGATGGGCACCCCGGCGACGTCCGCTCCGACCTGTACTCCCTCGGCTGCGTCCTCCACGAACTCCTCACCGGGCAGGTCCCGTTCCACGCCACCAGCCCGGCGTCGATGATGAGCGCACATCTGGCGAAGGCCCCCGTGCCCCCGGGCCGGGTCCGGTCCGGGGTGCCCGCCTCGGTGGACGACCTGGTCATGGAACTGCTCGCCAAAGAGCCCGAAGACCGTCCAGTCTCCGCCAGCGAGGTCTGCGACCGCCTCCGCGGCCTGCCGCCCACGGCGGCTTCCGGCATGCGCACCGCGAACCCGTCCGGCCGCGACGACACCGAGAACGTAGCTCCTGCCCGGCCCGCACCGCCCACAACGGAACCAGGCCGGGCGACAAACCCGCGTAGATTCCTCTGCCAACTCTCGAAGGCCGCCGTCCCCATGGTCCAGAGGAGTCAGAGGAGGTCCCGCCAGAAGGGGACCGTTGCCAGCGGGTTCCAGCTCTCGTCGACCTCGCCCCGCGCCTCGGCGAACTCCTGGTGCATGTAG
- a CDS encoding macro domain-containing protein produces MVAFGGLSAVLQVLGPFVPHSGSAAAVGLSVGACLGWGLMRARPAARVQQVFRRPDMTVVVEAGDLFDQSTHLVVGFCDTFDTLSAGGRVINGDSLQAQLLDRGYGGDVARLDAELSAALASAEPVAREERADKPLGKLDRYPIGTVAVLGTRPRLVFGVAYSRIGNDYVAVSGVEDLWRGLGGLWDGLRAHAQLDRVAMPLVGSGLARIGYLDRDSLLRLILMSFVARSRESAICRELRVVVRPEELESVDMRELAAFLDALASDPDR; encoded by the coding sequence ATGGTGGCGTTCGGCGGGCTGTCGGCCGTGCTGCAGGTCCTGGGGCCGTTCGTGCCGCACAGCGGTTCCGCCGCCGCCGTCGGGCTGTCGGTGGGGGCGTGCCTGGGCTGGGGGTTGATGCGGGCCCGTCCTGCGGCCCGGGTGCAGCAGGTGTTCCGGCGGCCCGACATGACGGTGGTCGTTGAGGCGGGCGACTTGTTCGACCAGTCGACCCACCTCGTCGTCGGCTTCTGCGACACCTTCGACACCCTGTCGGCCGGCGGCCGAGTCATCAACGGCGACAGCCTGCAGGCGCAACTGCTGGACCGCGGATACGGCGGCGACGTGGCCCGGCTGGACGCGGAGCTGAGCGCGGCGCTCGCCTCGGCCGAGCCCGTCGCACGCGAGGAGCGGGCCGACAAGCCGCTCGGCAAGCTCGACCGCTACCCGATCGGCACGGTCGCGGTACTGGGCACTCGACCGCGGTTGGTGTTCGGCGTGGCCTACAGCCGGATCGGCAACGACTACGTGGCCGTCTCCGGGGTGGAGGACCTGTGGCGGGGCCTCGGCGGGCTGTGGGACGGGCTGCGCGCGCACGCCCAACTGGACCGGGTGGCCATGCCCTTGGTCGGCTCCGGGCTGGCGCGGATCGGCTATCTCGACCGGGACAGCCTCCTCCGGCTGATCCTGATGTCATTCGTGGCCCGCTCCCGGGAGAGCGCGATCTGCCGTGAACTGCGCGTGGTGGTACGGCCTGAGGAACTGGAGAGCGTCGACATGCGGGAGCTGGCGGCGTTCCTGGACGCCCTGGCGTCGGACCCGGACCGGTAG
- a CDS encoding adhesin codes for MSCPDCGYVAPVERRPGPSWVARETIAGRISLLSRFRRALLAGGTVVVLGCFVAAAALLTGSDGDGGGGAQAAETDVPGRSIPTRVGPTELPGGGQFEEWAGPGCTTGTYREVGRFENGDAAWYSVRRGGRSNSDCDGSFTAVPMSGSTAKDTRATAIWSWKLDDDYRTCALEVFVPRTNRASESAGDPTFYRVLADPDDVRSGYTGFGVRQTVHRGELVSVKSYPVKGDKVFAVQLLDRGRDWGSAERIGAHHAAAQMKLTCGSE; via the coding sequence ATGAGTTGCCCCGACTGCGGATACGTTGCCCCGGTCGAGCGGCGTCCCGGGCCGTCATGGGTCGCCCGCGAGACGATCGCCGGCCGCATCTCCCTGCTCTCCCGTTTCCGCAGGGCTCTGTTGGCGGGCGGAACCGTCGTCGTTCTGGGCTGTTTCGTCGCGGCTGCCGCACTGCTCACCGGCTCCGACGGTGACGGCGGGGGTGGTGCACAGGCCGCCGAGACCGACGTCCCGGGGCGCTCCATCCCGACTCGTGTGGGTCCGACGGAGCTGCCCGGAGGCGGGCAGTTCGAGGAGTGGGCGGGCCCGGGGTGCACCACGGGCACGTACCGTGAGGTGGGCCGTTTCGAGAACGGCGACGCCGCCTGGTACTCGGTCCGCCGCGGCGGCCGCAGCAATTCCGACTGCGACGGCAGCTTCACGGCCGTCCCCATGTCGGGCAGCACGGCCAAGGACACCCGGGCCACGGCCATCTGGAGCTGGAAGCTGGACGACGACTACCGGACGTGCGCCCTCGAGGTGTTCGTCCCCAGGACCAACCGCGCCTCGGAGTCCGCCGGTGACCCCACCTTCTATCGCGTCCTCGCCGACCCGGACGACGTACGGTCCGGCTACACCGGCTTCGGCGTCCGCCAGACCGTCCACCGCGGCGAGCTCGTGTCCGTCAAGAGCTACCCGGTCAAGGGGGACAAGGTCTTCGCGGTGCAACTCCTGGACCGCGGGCGGGACTGGGGCAGCGCCGAGCGCATCGGGGCGCACCATGCGGCGGCCCAGATGAAGCTGACCTGCGGGTCGGAGTAG
- a CDS encoding MarC family protein, which translates to MSTLELTIQATIAMVLLVDPFIRGVFFRVLTDYEPERRREYVGRIMVVIAITLGGAALIGKPVLDVVGIDLSAFGFAGGLVLLLMGFEMLFGGEPTRAQGGAAAHEQPAPRSAEDSIVVPYAIPFMAGPGAITTVIGIASTGRGWSGTVAALIAVAITVALIPVGHLLLVDRLRMSAQTIAIVTRFGGLIVATIGIQLMLNAIRTYFGLG; encoded by the coding sequence ATGAGTACCCTTGAGCTGACCATTCAGGCGACCATCGCGATGGTCCTGCTGGTCGACCCCTTCATCCGAGGCGTCTTCTTCCGTGTGCTCACCGACTACGAACCGGAGCGGCGGCGGGAGTACGTCGGCCGCATCATGGTGGTCATCGCGATCACCCTGGGCGGCGCGGCCCTGATCGGCAAGCCGGTGCTCGATGTGGTCGGCATCGATCTGTCAGCGTTCGGTTTCGCCGGTGGTCTGGTGCTCCTGCTGATGGGGTTCGAGATGCTCTTCGGCGGCGAGCCGACCCGGGCGCAAGGCGGTGCCGCGGCGCACGAGCAGCCGGCGCCGAGATCGGCCGAGGACTCGATCGTGGTGCCCTACGCCATCCCCTTCATGGCCGGTCCCGGGGCCATCACCACGGTCATCGGCATCGCCTCGACGGGGCGGGGCTGGTCGGGCACGGTCGCCGCGCTCATCGCCGTCGCCATCACCGTGGCCCTGATCCCGGTGGGACACCTGCTCCTGGTCGACAGGTTGAGGATGTCGGCACAGACCATCGCCATCGTCACGCGGTTCGGCGGACTGATCGTCGCCACGATCGGGATCCAGCTCATGCTCAACGCGATCAGGACGTACTTCGGCCTCGGCTGA
- a CDS encoding adhesin — protein sequence MVCERCGGTHRGALPGMVLDSCTVESVPAHRTPGEPVLERRMMAAGAAAVLSLCLLALGVTIIATAGGDGDGERTDDARPVVEDIALGGMPQRIGPTFFPEDVPEPSATSAKPKPRPTVRKPTPPVSAPAPGAEPSVPADASAGDAAWFSEWAGPGCPNGVRTQGRYSDGRDGWYEVGSGGHRGNGCDGRFIAVPMSGARDQDGGNTVTWSWHPGSGYSTCSVAVRVPWSHREEDVAGDPTRYHVLADARDSGSVLAAFEIGQRTMRGGLVVVNDLPVREGELAVQLVDRGRNWGYGGRDGAHHAAAQIRADCRS from the coding sequence ATGGTTTGCGAGAGATGCGGAGGGACGCACCGGGGCGCGCTGCCGGGGATGGTGCTCGACTCCTGCACCGTCGAGTCCGTGCCGGCACACCGGACGCCCGGCGAGCCGGTCCTCGAGCGAAGGATGATGGCGGCGGGGGCGGCAGCCGTCCTCTCGCTGTGTCTGCTGGCGCTCGGAGTCACGATCATCGCAACCGCCGGCGGCGACGGTGACGGCGAACGCACCGACGACGCGCGACCGGTCGTGGAGGACATCGCGCTGGGCGGGATGCCCCAGAGGATCGGCCCGACGTTCTTCCCGGAGGACGTGCCGGAACCGAGCGCCACGTCCGCGAAACCGAAGCCCCGGCCCACGGTGAGGAAGCCGACACCGCCCGTGTCCGCACCCGCCCCCGGGGCGGAGCCGTCCGTACCGGCCGACGCGTCGGCCGGGGACGCGGCCTGGTTCAGCGAGTGGGCCGGGCCGGGCTGCCCGAACGGCGTCCGTACGCAGGGCCGTTACTCGGACGGCCGTGACGGCTGGTACGAGGTCGGCTCCGGCGGCCACCGCGGCAACGGGTGCGACGGCCGGTTCATCGCCGTGCCGATGTCCGGTGCACGGGACCAGGACGGCGGCAACACGGTCACCTGGAGCTGGCACCCGGGCAGCGGCTACTCGACGTGCTCGGTCGCGGTACGTGTGCCGTGGAGTCACCGTGAGGAGGACGTCGCCGGCGATCCGACGCGGTACCACGTCCTCGCTGACGCCCGGGACTCCGGATCCGTGCTCGCCGCGTTCGAGATCGGCCAGCGGACGATGCGCGGCGGGTTGGTCGTCGTGAACGACCTGCCCGTCCGGGAGGGCGAGTTGGCGGTGCAGCTCGTGGACCGTGGCCGGAACTGGGGGTACGGCGGGCGCGACGGGGCGCATCACGCGGCAGCGCAGATCCGAGCCGACTGCAGGTCATGA
- a CDS encoding MFS transporter, whose product MAAFLHLGWFFFFANSGGDIAAQDAWAEFVGRHPDSAYNLAWYGGMHPVSYSVVSPYLMSLLGVRTTMMVVGTLSAALTALILTRVRAVRNPLACALAGVFAFFCNALSGRVTFGLGMVFALGAVAAVFCWPHRWRRKRWAKAAFAAPLAGLATASSPVAGLFLGVVAAALFLNGRRPGAYALGIAPVVVVALSAWLFPFSGTQPMSLGSTSLPFLFGVLVLVLVPREWRTVRTAAGVYSAGTLLTFLVDSQIGSNVSRLAMLFAGVVLLAALPYAAPRSRRWYAVVLAFAGLNAWIGFKSVDDIVRTAPAASWTRELAPLVNELQEVGAEKGRVEVVPASSHREASALAPYVNLARGWNRQADMERNPLFYDDTLDATNYREWLDRWAVHYVVLPKGKPDSGARQEAELVERGQPYLKPVWSDANWRLFAVREPTPLADPPATVDRAGAGELRIHVREAGRVLIRVPYSPWLGLVDEQGRSVEQPQETAASMLREDDEPKTFVNVAGCLTKAEEDTEGDEWTELLAPRAGVYRLAAPYQLPRGTPCPEELSGRR is encoded by the coding sequence CTGGCGGCCTTCCTCCACCTCGGGTGGTTCTTCTTCTTCGCCAACAGCGGCGGTGACATCGCCGCTCAGGACGCCTGGGCCGAGTTCGTCGGCCGGCACCCCGACTCGGCGTACAACCTCGCCTGGTACGGCGGGATGCACCCGGTCTCGTACAGCGTGGTGTCCCCGTACCTGATGTCCCTCCTCGGCGTGCGCACGACGATGATGGTCGTCGGCACCCTTTCCGCCGCGCTGACCGCGCTGATCCTGACGCGAGTACGGGCGGTCCGGAACCCGCTGGCATGCGCGCTGGCCGGGGTGTTCGCGTTCTTCTGCAACGCGCTGTCGGGGCGGGTCACGTTCGGGCTGGGGATGGTGTTCGCCCTCGGGGCGGTCGCCGCGGTGTTCTGCTGGCCCCACCGCTGGCGGCGGAAACGCTGGGCCAAGGCCGCGTTCGCCGCGCCGCTGGCCGGCCTCGCGACCGCATCGAGCCCGGTCGCGGGCCTGTTCCTCGGGGTCGTCGCCGCGGCGCTGTTCCTGAACGGGCGCCGTCCGGGCGCCTACGCGCTCGGGATCGCCCCGGTCGTGGTCGTGGCGCTGTCGGCGTGGCTGTTCCCGTTCTCCGGTACGCAGCCGATGTCATTGGGCTCGACCTCGCTGCCCTTCCTCTTCGGGGTCCTCGTCCTCGTCCTCGTACCGCGTGAGTGGCGCACCGTCCGTACCGCGGCCGGGGTGTACTCCGCGGGCACGCTGCTGACCTTCCTCGTGGACTCGCAGATCGGCTCGAACGTCTCGCGGCTCGCGATGCTGTTCGCGGGGGTCGTGCTGCTGGCGGCGCTGCCGTACGCCGCGCCGCGTTCGCGCAGGTGGTACGCGGTCGTCCTGGCGTTCGCGGGGCTCAACGCATGGATCGGCTTCAAGAGCGTCGACGACATCGTGCGCACCGCGCCGGCGGCGTCATGGACGCGGGAACTCGCGCCACTGGTGAACGAACTCCAGGAGGTCGGCGCCGAGAAGGGCCGTGTGGAGGTCGTACCGGCCAGCAGCCACCGCGAGGCGTCGGCGCTCGCGCCCTACGTCAACCTCGCGCGCGGCTGGAACCGGCAGGCGGACATGGAGCGCAACCCGCTCTTCTACGACGACACGCTCGACGCCACGAACTACCGGGAGTGGCTGGACCGCTGGGCCGTCCACTACGTGGTGCTGCCGAAGGGCAAGCCGGACTCGGGTGCCCGGCAGGAGGCGGAGCTGGTCGAGCGCGGACAGCCCTATCTGAAGCCGGTGTGGTCGGACGCGAACTGGCGGCTCTTCGCCGTCCGCGAGCCGACGCCGCTCGCGGACCCTCCGGCGACCGTGGACCGGGCGGGAGCCGGTGAGCTGCGGATCCATGTGCGCGAGGCGGGCAGGGTGTTGATCCGCGTCCCGTACTCGCCGTGGCTGGGGCTCGTGGACGAGCAGGGCCGGAGTGTGGAGCAGCCACAGGAGACCGCGGCGTCGATGCTCCGGGAGGACGACGAGCCGAAGACCTTCGTCAATGTCGCCGGCTGTCTGACGAAGGCGGAGGAGGACACGGAGGGGGACGAATGGACGGAACTCCTCGCCCCGCGCGCGGGTGTCTACCGGCTGGCGGCCCCGTACCAGCTCCCTCGCGGTACACCGTGTCCGGAGGAGCTGAGCGGGAGGCGCTGA
- a CDS encoding MerR family transcriptional regulator, translating to MTEDGPVHDDSLLTIGAFATRARLSPKALRLYDRLGLLTPAYVDAATGYRWYRTEQVDRARLVALLRQIDMPLARIADVVELPGPQAARALTAYWAEVEERRAVQGAVVAHLRDRLSGRRQTMYEIRTMDVAEQAVLTERRRLPADELPRWIPAALGRLERAAEECGGVAGPPYVVYHAEVGPDSDGPAEACVPVADVRAAQLWIDEHRTGAVLRMEPAGRLAYTRVTKAQVAYPQIGSAFDAVERWTARQGLTVAGPCREVYFADWDAASATDEVCDVAFPVA from the coding sequence GTGACGGAGGATGGGCCCGTGCACGACGACTCCCTGCTCACCATCGGGGCCTTCGCAACGCGGGCGCGGCTCTCGCCGAAGGCGCTGCGCCTCTACGACCGGCTCGGCCTGCTCACCCCGGCGTACGTCGACGCGGCGACCGGCTATCGCTGGTACCGCACCGAACAGGTCGATCGCGCCCGGCTCGTCGCGCTCCTGCGGCAGATCGACATGCCGCTGGCGCGGATCGCCGACGTGGTGGAACTGCCGGGGCCGCAGGCCGCTCGGGCGCTGACGGCGTACTGGGCCGAGGTCGAGGAACGCCGTGCCGTGCAGGGCGCCGTCGTGGCCCATCTCCGTGACCGGCTTTCAGGCAGGAGACAGACGATGTATGAGATCAGGACGATGGACGTGGCCGAGCAGGCGGTCCTGACCGAGCGCCGCAGGCTGCCGGCGGACGAGCTGCCCCGCTGGATCCCGGCGGCCCTCGGCCGCCTGGAACGGGCGGCCGAGGAGTGCGGTGGCGTCGCGGGCCCGCCGTACGTCGTCTACCACGCCGAGGTCGGCCCGGACAGCGACGGCCCGGCGGAGGCGTGCGTGCCGGTCGCCGACGTCCGCGCCGCACAACTCTGGATCGATGAGCACCGGACGGGGGCGGTGCTCCGTATGGAGCCCGCCGGCCGCCTCGCCTACACCAGGGTGACCAAGGCGCAGGTGGCGTATCCGCAGATCGGGTCGGCCTTCGACGCGGTCGAGCGCTGGACCGCCCGGCAAGGGCTGACGGTCGCCGGCCCGTGCCGCGAGGTGTACTTCGCGGACTGGGACGCGGCATCGGCGACGGACGAGGTCTGTGACGTGGCGTTCCCGGTGGCCTGA
- a CDS encoding serine/threonine-protein kinase, with protein sequence MDGDLGRVLLGRYGLTGKLGQGGMGVVWRARDEQLGRDVAIKELRLPDHLTAAERENWIARLEREARAAASLKHHGIVTVHDRVVDPETGHPWIVMELVQGGSLADLLARRGALPPAQVALIGVQVLSALMAAHRAGITHRDIKPANILLEGDRVVLTDFGIAAVDGDATLTGSGVIIGTPAFMAPEQVRGLTATAASDLWSLGATLYTAVEGHPPFPEGNPGAVLVAVATEDPAPTALAGPLESALTGLLRKDPAERMSADQLQQVLAQVAAAVPPADLDVGRPTLVLPPMPDQPPPPAGRRRRHRRFPVFPGAMLAALLVGGSVTGYVKYQDYQERATHELSHRVLKELGNPDGFAIESEEQAGGGKVLARYTKTSGEVCNWCLTDGDRDALREWLRDSPYVTSVGEVEDTHSSGCSRTCSIAVEPRGEPAILDVKVTITGFRAAVVLEIEVG encoded by the coding sequence GTGGATGGGGATCTTGGGAGGGTTCTGCTCGGCCGATACGGGCTGACGGGGAAATTGGGGCAGGGCGGCATGGGTGTCGTCTGGCGAGCCCGGGATGAGCAGTTGGGGCGGGACGTGGCGATCAAGGAACTGCGCCTGCCGGATCACCTGACCGCCGCCGAGCGGGAGAACTGGATCGCCCGCCTGGAGCGCGAGGCGCGGGCGGCGGCCAGCCTGAAGCATCACGGCATAGTCACGGTTCATGATCGCGTCGTCGATCCTGAGACCGGACACCCGTGGATCGTCATGGAGTTGGTGCAGGGCGGATCCCTGGCCGACCTGCTCGCCCGGCGGGGCGCCCTGCCGCCCGCGCAGGTCGCCCTCATAGGTGTGCAGGTCCTGTCGGCGCTGATGGCCGCGCACCGGGCGGGTATTACGCACCGCGACATCAAGCCCGCGAACATCCTCCTGGAGGGCGATCGCGTCGTCCTGACTGACTTCGGCATCGCGGCCGTGGACGGTGACGCAACGCTCACCGGGTCTGGCGTGATCATAGGGACCCCGGCGTTCATGGCGCCCGAGCAGGTGCGTGGCCTCACGGCCACCGCCGCCTCGGACCTGTGGTCGCTGGGCGCGACGCTCTACACCGCGGTGGAAGGGCATCCTCCGTTCCCGGAAGGCAACCCCGGAGCGGTCCTTGTAGCCGTCGCCACGGAGGACCCCGCACCCACGGCCCTCGCAGGCCCGCTGGAGTCCGCACTCACCGGACTTCTCCGCAAAGACCCCGCCGAGCGGATGAGTGCCGACCAGCTCCAGCAGGTCCTCGCGCAGGTGGCCGCCGCCGTGCCGCCTGCCGACCTCGACGTGGGCCGTCCCACCCTGGTTCTTCCCCCCATGCCGGATCAGCCGCCGCCCCCAGCAGGCAGACGACGGCGGCATAGACGCTTCCCGGTGTTTCCGGGCGCGATGCTGGCGGCCCTCCTTGTGGGCGGGTCGGTCACCGGGTACGTGAAGTACCAGGATTACCAGGAGCGTGCGACGCACGAGCTCAGCCACCGTGTGCTCAAGGAATTGGGGAACCCGGACGGCTTCGCCATCGAGTCCGAGGAGCAGGCCGGGGGCGGAAAGGTACTCGCGCGCTACACGAAGACGAGTGGAGAGGTATGCAACTGGTGTCTGACCGACGGTGACCGCGATGCCCTCCGCGAGTGGCTCAGGGACTCGCCCTACGTCACGAGCGTGGGCGAAGTGGAGGACACCCACTCCTCTGGTTGCTCCCGCACGTGCAGTATCGCGGTTGAGCCGCGCGGAGAACCGGCCATCCTCGACGTGAAGGTCACCATTACGGGCTTCCGAGCCGCCGTCGTCCTGGAGATCGAGGTCGGCTGA